In Papaver somniferum cultivar HN1 chromosome 9, ASM357369v1, whole genome shotgun sequence, the genomic stretch cgtaaaaaaatgttataaacaaaaccgagggttaatttgaaaattgatataattaaaacctacggtttcgtcccaatgactggataacttgatctgcaaattccttggtgtattttgttctttcattggacagcaaattgcaaaatcagttacatactcccaccaaatccatggtttcccaacttcattagaaactttacgcaagcaaatctgctgtaaattttgcacgactacatctttcccatcatatgttggaatcttgcaacaattgaagaaacgtcagatgtatcaaacaataaatataaataacagtatcaaacaactctaccacgaacaaattgatgagggcagaatcacaggttcaacaagctttccttaacacattagttcgcgggtatactctgaagtaatgctaaaccccaacgtgcgaagatgtgtccaggataagactgcccgatataacttgagttagcacaacgcaagttacccactcttgaactcagcaacagggatggaagcaaaacgccgcacaaaatataagaagaagaagaagaaaagtagacctagagatagtcgctgcttgtgtgtttttaaaacagaatttcgagtcatatttataggatgagatacttgcaaatcaagttaggttttttgttttcttcaaaaacaagtaaaactcgtaaaaggaatttcccacaaataaaactcttaaaaaataattttggaattaaattcctaaagaaaaaattctcccaaaaataaatccgtgtaggaaagggacttggtgcatggtataggcgtatatcgcatgggtcaaaatatgtattttttcccacccgctccacccacgttttacaattcatacataagtgtatgattatatagtggagcacctctttagttttccacaatggggttctgttctccgcgtaaaaaaatgttataaacaaaaccgagggttaatttgaaaattgatataattaaaacctacggtttcgtcccaatgactggataacttgatctgcacattccttggtgtattttgttctttcattggatagcaaattgcaaaatcagttacatactcccaccaaatccatggtttcccaacttcattagaaactttacgcaAGCAAATCTGCTTTAAATTTTGCAAgactacatctttcccatcatatgttggaatcttgcaacaattgaagaaacgtcagatgtatcaaacaataaatataaagaacagtatcaaacaactctaccacgaacaaattgatgagggcagaatcacaagttcaacaagctgtccttaacacattagttcgcgggtatactctgaagtaatgctaaaccccaacgtgcgaagatgtgtccaggataagactgcccgatataacttgagttagcacaacgcaagttacccactcttgaactcagcaacagggatggaagcaaaacgccgcacaaaatataagaagaagaagaaaagtagacctagagatagtcgctgctggtgtgttttttaaaaacagaatttcgagtcatatttataggatgagatacttgcaaatcaagttaggtttttttgttttcttcaaaaacaagtaaaactcgtaaaaggaatttcccacaaataaaactcttaaaaaataattttggaattaaattcctaaagaaaaaattctccaaaaagtaaatccgaataggaaagggacttggtgcatggtatacgcgtatatcgcgtgggtcaaaacaagtacaactctaccacgaacaaattgatgagggcagaatcacaggttcaacaagctgtccttaacacattagttcgcgggtatactctgaagtaatgctaaaccccaacgtgcgaagatgtgtccaggataagactgcccgatataacttgagttagcacaacgcaagttacccactcttgaactcagcaacagggatggaagcaaaacgccgcacaaaatataagaagaagaagaaaagtagacctagagatagtcgctgcttgtgtgttttttaaaaacagaatttcgagtcatatttataggatgagatacttgcaaatcaagttaggtttttttttgttttctttaaaaacaagtaaaactcgtaaaaggaatttcccacaaataaaactcttaaaaaataattttggaattaaattcctaaagaaaaaattctccaaaaagtaaatccgaataggaaagggacttggtgcatggtatacgcgtatatcgcatgggtcaaaacaagtacaactctaccacgaacaaattgatgagggcagaatcacaggttcaacaagctgtccttaacacattagttcgcgggtatactctgaagtaatgctaaaccccaacgtgcgaagatgtgtccaggataagactgcccgatataacttgagttagcacaacgcaagttacccactcttgaactcagcaacagggatggaagcaaaacgccgcacaaaatataagaagaagaagaaaagtagacctaaagatagtcgctgcttgtgtgttttttaaaaacagaatttcgagtcatatttataggatgagatacttgcaaatcaagttaggtttttttgttttcttcaaaaacaagtaaaactcgtaaaaggaatttcccacaaataaaactcttaaaaaataattttggaattaaattcctaaagaaaaaattctccaaaaagtaaatccgaataggaaagggacttggtgcatggtatacgcgtatatcgcatgggtaaaaatatgtatttttgcccacccgctccacccacgttttacaattcatacataagtgtatgattatatagtggagctcctctttagttttccacaatgtgggactaaaggttccacttcattcacccaaaaatgagtgagtatccttagacccttaggtcattagatcaaaccataccaagaccataaaatctttttaattaaaactcattttctccaacaaacaCTGAGATTCAAATATGACCAGAGAAAGATAGGACTAGGGAAGAATTAGAGCGGACGAAGAGAAGAAAGGACCACATCTTGTAGAGAACTATCTCTCTGCATGGCGgctttaaactcatcaaatgttacCTTTCCATCACTGTTAGCATCCATTCGGTCGAAAATCTCATCAAGCTTTCCAGGTTCTGTAATGTCAGCAGGTAGACAGTCCTGTGGCAAAGCCTGTACAAAAAGAAAGTCATTATTTTGTTCCAGATCAGTAGAAAACAAAGTTTAAGTGATCAAGGAGATAGATTTTGACCCTAAGCATTGAAGCTACTTCTTCCTTGGAGATACATCCCGACTTGTCTGTATCGTACATCTGAAACAAATAGATACAAATTATCACTAACAATTTAGATGTACATTGAGATGATCAGATAAGAAATAATCCCTCCATTTCTAAatttgggtatgtcaaaaaaatagTCTTGTTTTcatatgtggaaagtcaaatgttatgattttactactatacccataaatggaccacttctctctctcttttttttctcctaatacaaaaaggggaccagttctctctcctctttctctaataacaaaTGAGTGGGGACTAAAGAATAGTttaggaaaaaacatgaaaaaatggctacaatgattggttttcttaatttttgtgaaaacaaaacttgactattttttagaaacggagtgAGTATGCCTAAGATAGTATGAGTAGACAGAAGTGTGAAACCTGGAAACAGAGATGAAGAGCCTCATCTCCTTGTGAACTTCTAAGGCTCTGGAACCCACAGACTATTTCTCTCATATCCACAGTCCCATCCCGGTTGTGGTCGAATAAATCAAAGATGCGAGGAGCAAGAGGGACCAATGAGCTCATACCCATCGCTATCAGAACTTCCTCGAACTCGGATGTAGTTGCATTGTCACCCTTCGTGCATCTGTAGTTGCGTAAGATTTCAATCCCGAATTAGAGCTTATAAATCCCCAAAATCGGTCTTTAAATGTCAGAAAAAGCTGATCAAAGAAATAAACCTACATTTTCTTGAAATGCGTCATCAGCTTCCCAATTTCCTCGGGCGTAAGGTCATGAGACCCTAACAGATTCTTTAACTTCTTTGTTCTCAAGAAAAATGTGCTACTCACGACACTAGCTATAGCAGCAGCACGGAATTTACGGCGAGCATTAAAACTGTGGAGACGAGAAACAACCTCAGCATCCATGAGATCCTGTTTTGCTGAATCCCCTGTGACCCAAGGATGTTGCAGAATCTGTTTGTAGTTCGGATACATAAAACCAACAACAGATCAGCAACTGGTCGCTGTCGTTAAACGTAAATTGAAATCtgaaccccaaaaaaaaaaaacactaaggAATGCTGAGATTTTCAGAAGGTACTTGATTGTACTCGTAACCCATCCGGACAAATCTTGTACCTGTTGAGCAGTAGGTCTCCTATGCGGGTCGACAGTTAGGAGACTGGAAATTAGTTGCTTCGCTGACGAAGAAATGGTCTTCCAGCTGTGATCGTCAAAGCTGAAATCACCCTGTTGACAAACCAAATGACTGTTAACTATGAAAAAATGGTCAAGTTTATCCTTCTGTTTTTGTGTAAACTTGAATAGAACTTATGATTGAGATTCGAGCAACTAAAACATGTCTTTAGCAAATTGTAGACTGGATATACTCACAGCCAAAATGAGTTGTTGCTTGTGCCTATTCGAAGTTGCATGAAAAGGAGGGTACCTGACAAGTTTGAGAAGCTACATAAAGCCAGGAATCAATGtgaaagagaaagaaacaaagaaatagGAACAAGAAAGAACTGTAAGAAAGCCATGACATATAATCGTAGAGCGGTCTAGGTGATTACCCTGAGAGAAGGATATACAAGATGACTCCCAAAGACCACATATCACTTGCTGCTGATATTTTGCCTTGAGATAATGCCTCTGGTGAGACATAGTCAATTGAACCAAACAATCCAACAATAGGGTCAGTAAACTCCTCCACAGAACTCAACCCAAAATCCATGATCTTCAAAGGTGAATCCTCACTTTTGCTCTGAAAAAGACAGTTTTCAGGTTTTAAATCGCGGTGCACGATATTAGCCTTATGCAGGGCTACCAATCCCTCTGCTATTTGGCGAACCACAGCTGCAGCATCAACCTCATTGTACTTATCCTGAGCCATAATTCTATCAAAAAGTTCTCCCCCTGAACATAGTTCCAATACAAGGTGAACACCATTTGAATCCTCATAAACATCGTGAAGATGAATCACATTTGGGTGaggagaaacatcttcaactatCTTCCTCATGACAAGAATCTCATTTGTTAACAGCGCATCTGAAATTGACACTTGCTTCCACATTGGAAATCCTAATGAAGCTAAACCCTTCTCACCAGCTCGATTTCTAGGCAGCCCTAGAGGAGTTGACCCAAacctctttagtgtttttatggcTACATGAGATCTCTCTCCAGTTGATGGACATTTGCTTACCCCCCTTCTCACAACTGAGAATCCACCTTTACCAAGAACATCAGCAACTTCATATTGATCGGATAGTTTTCTTGATTCTTTGTCTGTCATTAGTATGCACAATTTTCCCACCAACAAAAAAGAGATAAAATTCCTTCAAATTACCACACTAGTAAAGGGAGTGAAGGAAGCTAGTATATCGAAATCGATTTCAAAACTCTGAAGTTCTTTGCAAGTAAGTTGAGCTGCAACTGAGCAGAACTAGTATCGCTATTCAAGTCTTAGGAGGTGCCATTTGGATGACAAAACCATAACAAGaagccaaaaaaaataaaatgagggAAGGATCCTTGCAAGTCCCCCAACGGATTAATTTACTGCATAAGACGATATATGAGGTCAATAGAAAAGAAGAAAGTTGTATAAAACACAGTAAACAATACCAAAACCGTTAAAGAAGAAACGGGAGAAAAGTTCAAGAGACAATACAAAATGTTATCTGACAAAACAAGTTTGAAACACTGCACCTTAGAAACCAGACAATTCAGAAAGACCCATGAGATATGGAGCGACTATGCtggaaaaataaatgaaaaaacaaCAAAGTCTGCAACgcagaaggagaaggagaaatggTTAAGGATATAAACAACCAGTTTAACTAAACAAAACTCAAGAACAGGTCAAAGAAATTAGACAagtatctttctttttttaaaactTAATTGTGATCATAACTTGCCAACAACTCCTGTATGAACAGTTCTCCTGATTAAATTATGGCTTAAGATAACAGGTGTAGATTAAAAATATTAAacggaagaagaagagaataaaattAGTCAGGTAAGAGATGAAGAAATGGAGACTAGAGAAACTCAACTAATGTTGAATTTTTAGTGTAAGTCCATCTTAGGCTCTCTTGTGAAGCTCTCATCCTTTACTGGAAGAATCTTTTGTTTCTCTTGGCATATTTGAAAGGAAGTGACGATTTGAGGCATCATCACTCTTTTAAGAAAGTCAATTACTCATTGTGGTTAAAGAATCAAACATAAACATTCATTGTTGGGTTATATAATCCTCAGGAAAATGAATCATTCCTTTGGCCATCTATATGTGCAccaatagaagaatgtttcagtgaagACTGACCTTTTGTTATGCTTCTGACCTGTTTTCAACCAGCAGGCGGATCATGTACAGTTTGAGTAGGACGGGACActctttttttttactcggtcaacataaaataaaataaaaagcgaAACTGTATAGGGACTAGGCTATATTAGCGCTAAGTTGTTAGGCTGCACGCCAATAAGACctatttgaaacgaaaataaacctctccaggccattcaacagactGAATGAAatctggcctaccctcataaaactcacaactttcctcagccaacaaacatgcttgtttggccgaggcatcagctgaaaaattagcctctctgtagctatgaacatagctaatattgttgtaaaaactcttcgccattctccacttctgcattagctgccacgGCAACTCCCCTTTCTGAAGAGCTAatatgcaactcatcgaatccgatCTGACGCATAGATTTTTGACATTCCACCTTTGAGCAACAACTGCGCCATGGATAACCGCACATACTTCAGCATAGTAATTGGTATGCCAGCCCAGTCCAACGCACAAAACTCCCAGAACTGCCGAGTTAGAATCACGAAAAACTACACCAGAACCAGCTTGGCCGGGTtgccaagtgatgcaccatcacaacagatcataagctcACCTGAATTAGGCGGcgtccaagtaacttcaattggaaTAGAGTGTTTGCAAGATCTGtgcttcactctaaagaaattcaaaatgCGCAAATCATCTAAGGTGTTGTACATGTGGCCTttcattctaattgagttatcacgaattacctgatgaatcCATCCCTTAAATTCAAGCCATCGAACTCGCATGTTCTCATAATAAGCCTTATTGCGCAACTTCCATattccgtaactattgcaagatttgcaacaagccacagatccttTATCATCCTACTACACCCTTTTGCAACCTTGTAAGAGGCCACAAGATCTTCATTCGGTTTTAGTTTAAAAATATCAGCCGCCCAATCCCAAATCTTCttagcaattttgcaatgccaagtgatatggctgacatcttcgcaatcctccctgcacaagcggcacatagaaggcatctccctacctgtcttcttAATGATGTTATCTTCAGTAGCGCAGCATTGTTTATTAAATAACTTCCAGTATTGTACACTTAAGGTAGGATGCACAACACTTCTAGTGAAAAGAGCCGCAGTTGGCGAAACTTCCGCAGGTGCCCTGATGGCAGCCTTAGCCGACTTGACAGAGAAAACGCCCTTGttgtccaagtcccaaattttgtaatcatctccaccaccaataagaggcaaattatcaacatcaatattgcaacgtaacatcaattccttagtctttggaggaataacccaagaaccatcaacaataatatcactaaccttagccTTAAAGTCATTAGGACCCATTTTAGTGATGCCAAGCTTTtgcgcaattgaaaaatcagcacaccaattatcaaaaaataaggaagtattagcaccattacctataattgtGCGCGTATGCTTTTGCACAAAGTTATACaccaatctgattcctggaaaaaccgaagaacccaatTTATAATCTATCAAGTTGTCATTTAACTTGAAATACTTCGCCTTCAAAAATCTGGCCCAAGTCTTATCAGAGTCACGAatcgaaacccacaacttcataagcatggccctattaacatcaatcaatttcttaAGACCAAGACCACCTTCACGCCTTGGGCGgcataaatcatcataaagaaccgtaaaATATTTATGTTTCTCAACATCCCCATACCACAAGAAATTTCGAATGGCCCTCTCAACTGACTTGATAGCCGTGCATGGCCATTTATACACAGCCATGAAATGAAGCAAATAActagaaatcactgatttaatcaaaactagtcgaGCCTGAAAAGATaagagcttacccttccaacctgccagtttatccataatcttctccattacttgccgaacatgaatatgacgcacaataccaggttttaattggattcccaaatatttatctgggaatAGCGCCCTTTCCATGCCCATATAGTTTGCAATAGCAACAGCACGAGAATGTTTATCACCACCATAATAGAACTTGCTTTTGGCATAACTAACGTATTGACCAGAAGCAAGTTGGTACataccaagcatctccttcaaatgccgcaaactgtgaagattacccttacagaaaataagaatatcatccgcaaagagtaaatgAGTTGGCGCAACACCTTTCTTGCTCACCATATGGTGCATACTTCTTGctgcaaacaacttagagaggttgcggctcaaaacatcttcaataagaacaaaaatcaaaggtggaagaggatcaccttgacgcagacctctagtgatactgaaaaaaccttcatGGCTACCATTAATCAAAATAGAAATCCGAGCAGAGTTAAGAATATTAAGCAGCCACAaacaccatgcatcagaaaaaccatattgccgaaaaacttcaacaaaaaattcccaactaaccgtgccaaaagcttgggctatatccagtttgaggccaacattaccatgcttcctttccgcactaatctcattgatcagttccgacgccaaagctatgt encodes the following:
- the LOC113307909 gene encoding calcium and calcium/calmodulin-dependent serine/threonine-protein kinase-like, with the protein product MTDKESRKLSDQYEVADVLGKGGFSVVRRGVSKCPSTGERSHVAIKTLKRFGSTPLGLPRNRAGEKGLASLGFPMWKQVSISDALLTNEILVMRKIVEDVSPHPNVIHLHDVYEDSNGVHLVLELCSGGELFDRIMAQDKYNEVDAAAVVRQIAEGLVALHKANIVHRDLKPENCLFQSKSEDSPLKIMDFGLSSVEEFTDPIVGLFGSIDYVSPEALSQGKISAASDMWSLGVILYILLSGYPPFHATSNRHKQQLILAGDFSFDDHSWKTISSSAKQLISSLLTVDPHRRPTAQQILQHPWVTGDSAKQDLMDAEVVSRLHSFNARRKFRAAAIASVVSSTFFLRTKKLKNLLGSHDLTPEEIGKLMTHFKKICTKGDNATTSEFEEVLIAMGMSSLVPLAPRIFDLFDHNRDGTVDMREIVCGFQSLRSSQGDEALHLCFQMYDTDKSGCISKEEVASMLRALPQDCLPADITEPGKLDEIFDRMDANSDGKVTFDEFKAAMQRDSSLQDVVLSSLRPL